A region of Lycium barbarum isolate Lr01 chromosome 3, ASM1917538v2, whole genome shotgun sequence DNA encodes the following proteins:
- the LOC132630623 gene encoding fructokinase-like 1, chloroplastic, whose protein sequence is MATIHFLPQSLPHHSYNSLTPSKFRKSPPKSTTHDHPTTTTQEPPKRGHKKSSTPTSSKKSRTTQKDSNFTQSNTQIEKLSRNDFKIDDYDDGVDFPYPNPPLVCCFGAAQKEFVPTVRISHEQMDKDKYSEWKMLQWNPPEFVRAPGGPPSNVAISHVRLGGRAAFMGKVGNDEFGQEMVLLMNKENVQTRGVKFDDKLRTGCTYMKIKFKDGKMRAESVKESAEDSLLSNELNLDVLKEARMFHFNSEVLTSSSMRSTLFKAITLSKKFGGLVFFDLNLPLPLWRSRDETRHLIKEAWEQANIIEVSRQELEFLLDEEHYERKRNYTPQYFAETYEQTKQRRNYYHYTPEEIAPLWHDGLKLLFVTDGTLRIHYYSPSFDGVVVGTEDVLITPFTCDRTGSGDAVVAGIMRKLTTQPEMYDDQDVLERQLRFAIAAGIISQWTIGAVRGFPTESATQNLKEQVYVPSMW, encoded by the exons ATGGCAACAATCCATTTTCTTCCACAATCTCTTCCTCATCATTCATACAATTCACTAACACCCTCCAAGTTTAGAAAAAGTCCACCTAAGTCCACCACCCATGaccaccccaccaccaccacccaagAACCCCCTAAACGTGGCCACAAAAAATCATCCACCCCCACAAgttcaaaaaaatcaagaaccacCCAAAAAGATTCAAACTTTACACAATCCAACACCCAAATTGAAAAACTTTCAAGAAATGATTTCAAGattgatgattatgatgatggggTTGATTTTCCATACCCAAATCCACCTTTAGTGTGTTGTTTTGGTGCAGCACAAAAGGAATTTGTGCCAACAGTTAGAATATCACATGAACAAATGGATAAAGATAAATATTCAGAATGGAAAATGTTGCAATGGAATCCACCTGAATTTGTTAGAGCACCTGGTGGACCACCATCTAATGTTGCTATATCACATGTTAGGCTTGGTGGTAGAGCTGCATTTATGGGAAAAGTTGGGAATGATGAATTTGGTCAAGAAATGGTTTTGTTAATGAATAAAGAGAATGTGCAAACAAGGGGTGTTAAATTTGATGATAAGTTGAGGACTGGATGTACTTATATGAAAATTAAGTTTAAGGATGGGAAAATGAGGGCTGAGAGTGTTAAGGAATCTGCTGAGGATTCTCTGCTTAGCAATGAATTGAATCTTGATGTGCTGAAAGAG GCTAGGATGTTCCATTTTAATTCTGAAGTCTTGACATCTTCATCTATGCGTTCAACTCTTTTTAAAGCAATTACATTGTCAAAGAAGTTTGGTGGTCTTGTATTTTTTGACTTGAATCTGCCATTACCCTTGTGGAGATCACGTGATGAAACAAGACATTTGATCAAGGAAGCCTGGGAACAAGCTAACATCATTGAGGTCTCAAGGCAAGAGCTTGAATTCCTTCTTGACGAAGAGCATTATGAGAGGAAAAGGAATTATACACCTCAATACTTCGCGGAGACTTATGAACAAACCAAACAAAGAAGAAATTATTATCACTATACTCCTGAGGAAATTGCTCCCTTATGGCACGACGGACTGAAGCTTTTGTTTGTTACAGATGGGACACTTAGGATTCATTACTACTCTCCTTCTTTTGATGGGGTGGTGGTTGGTACGGAAGATGTGCTCATAACACCGTTTACTTGTGATAGAACTGGTTCTGGTGATGCCGTTGTCGCTGGAATAATGAGAAAATTGACGACACAACCAGAGATGTACGACGATCAAGATGTTCTGGAGAGGCAACTTCGGTTTGCAATTGCAGCAGGCATAATATCCCAGTGGACAATTGGTGCTGTTAGGGGTTTTCCCACGGAAAGTGCCACACAGAATCTCAAAGAGCAGGTCTATGTACCATCTATGTGGTAG